Proteins found in one Collinsella aerofaciens genomic segment:
- a CDS encoding substrate-binding domain-containing protein, with protein MAQQTRNGHSASAAEVAALAGVSRQTVSRVVNGMPNVTEKTRKRVLAAMEELGFRPNFAGAALRGGSYRSIGLCMYNITRVGNLATLEGIMQAAREHDFAVTMIEMGGDKPYTLADASRRMVERPVDGMILNMNRMAPDFEEFVPQPGVRTVILSMYAHPRCTTIDSDQYGSCELLTNYLLEHGHSNMRFVAGPENSISSRFREAGWRDTLGRAHVDAAPMLRGDWSADSGYAMGERIAAEVLAGGSQAPTAVLAANDQMALGVIAALENAGLSVPDDVSVVGIDDALEGLVPHNRLTTLRFDLRGVGKLAFEAAIGESSSIEAIHVPSTLVERSTVRDMRG; from the coding sequence ATGGCTCAGCAAACAAGGAATGGTCATTCGGCGAGCGCGGCAGAGGTTGCGGCGCTCGCTGGCGTGAGCCGCCAGACTGTGTCTCGCGTGGTCAACGGTATGCCTAACGTGACGGAAAAGACGCGCAAGCGTGTGCTGGCCGCCATGGAAGAGCTGGGCTTTCGTCCCAATTTTGCTGGAGCGGCGTTGCGCGGCGGGTCGTATCGTTCTATTGGCCTGTGCATGTACAACATCACACGTGTCGGTAACCTGGCGACGCTCGAGGGTATCATGCAAGCGGCGCGCGAGCACGATTTTGCCGTCACTATGATCGAGATGGGCGGCGACAAGCCCTATACACTTGCCGATGCCTCGCGCCGCATGGTCGAGCGACCCGTCGACGGCATGATTCTCAACATGAACCGCATGGCTCCCGATTTTGAGGAGTTTGTTCCCCAGCCGGGAGTGCGAACGGTCATCCTGTCCATGTATGCGCATCCGCGCTGCACGACGATCGACTCCGACCAGTATGGTTCGTGCGAGCTGTTGACCAATTATCTGCTGGAACATGGTCACTCGAATATGCGGTTTGTGGCGGGTCCGGAAAACTCGATTTCCTCGCGTTTTCGTGAGGCCGGTTGGCGCGATACGCTGGGTCGTGCTCATGTCGATGCCGCTCCGATGCTGCGTGGCGATTGGAGTGCGGACAGTGGGTACGCCATGGGCGAGCGGATTGCGGCCGAGGTGCTTGCCGGCGGGTCGCAGGCGCCGACTGCCGTGCTTGCGGCAAATGACCAGATGGCGCTGGGCGTTATCGCCGCGCTCGAGAACGCGGGCCTGTCCGTGCCCGACGACGTGAGCGTGGTTGGTATCGACGACGCACTCGAGGGACTTGTTCCTCACAATCGGCTGACGACGCTGCGATTTGATTTGCGCGGTGTCGGTAAGCTTGCGTTTGAGGCGGCGATTGGAGAGAGCTCGTCTATCGAGGCGATTCATGTGCCGAGTACGCTGGTCGAACGCTCGACTGTTAGGGACATGCGGGGTTAG
- the lacG gene encoding 6-phospho-beta-galactosidase, whose amino-acid sequence MSLLNRVQQLPKGFVWGAATAAYQTEGSTKVAGKGKTMWDDYLVAQGRFLPDPASDFYNRYEEDIRLSAEHGLNAIRVSIAWTRIFPNGDDAEPLAEGVKHYHELFACCKKYGVEPYVSLHHFDSPAALFNQGDWLNRKTVDAYVRYAEFCFREFREVKNWFTINELISLSHSQYIQGNFPPNHHFDVTSGIQSQHNELVAHARAVNLYKDLDETEHLGGRIGMVNVLTPAYPATDSPADQHAADLYNAFYTDFIMDGAFLGHYSARTLSLINEILRANNATLTVEDSDMEELAKAAPRNDMFGLNYYQSAFIAAYDGESTNSFNGTGDKGTSCFKFKGVGQQVDMPGIPTTDWDWLIYPQGLYDTLKHISATYPNLPVIYITENGLGHKDPEPDANGIVADPERIDFVDQHMEKVLQARTEGVDVQGYFIWSLQDQFSWANGYNKRYGLFYIDFDTQKRYIKQSALWYKELADTMADAQ is encoded by the coding sequence ATGTCTTTGCTAAACCGCGTACAGCAGCTGCCGAAGGGCTTTGTTTGGGGCGCCGCAACCGCCGCGTACCAAACGGAAGGTTCCACGAAGGTGGCAGGCAAGGGTAAGACCATGTGGGACGATTACCTTGTCGCCCAGGGTCGCTTTTTGCCCGACCCGGCCAGTGATTTCTACAACCGCTACGAGGAGGATATCCGCCTTTCTGCCGAGCATGGACTCAACGCCATCCGTGTGTCCATCGCCTGGACCCGCATCTTCCCCAACGGCGACGATGCCGAGCCCCTCGCCGAGGGCGTTAAGCACTACCACGAGCTGTTCGCCTGCTGCAAAAAGTATGGCGTCGAGCCCTATGTGTCCCTGCATCACTTTGACTCCCCCGCCGCCCTGTTCAACCAGGGCGACTGGCTCAACCGCAAGACCGTCGACGCCTATGTGCGCTATGCCGAGTTCTGCTTCCGCGAGTTCCGCGAGGTCAAGAATTGGTTCACCATCAACGAGCTCATCAGCCTCTCGCACTCCCAATACATCCAAGGCAACTTCCCGCCCAACCATCACTTTGATGTGACGAGCGGCATCCAGAGCCAGCACAACGAGCTCGTTGCCCACGCCCGCGCCGTCAACCTGTATAAGGATCTTGACGAGACCGAGCACCTGGGCGGACGCATTGGCATGGTCAACGTCCTGACGCCGGCATATCCTGCCACAGACTCGCCCGCCGACCAGCACGCCGCCGACCTGTACAACGCCTTCTACACCGACTTCATCATGGACGGCGCCTTCCTGGGTCACTACTCCGCGCGCACCCTCTCACTCATCAACGAGATTCTGCGTGCCAACAACGCCACGCTTACGGTTGAGGACAGCGACATGGAGGAGCTCGCCAAGGCGGCGCCCCGCAACGATATGTTCGGCCTCAACTACTATCAGTCGGCGTTTATCGCCGCCTACGATGGCGAGTCCACCAACAGCTTTAACGGCACCGGAGACAAGGGCACCTCGTGCTTTAAGTTTAAGGGCGTCGGGCAGCAGGTCGATATGCCGGGTATCCCCACCACCGACTGGGATTGGCTCATCTACCCGCAAGGCCTCTACGACACGCTCAAGCACATCAGCGCCACCTATCCCAACCTCCCCGTCATCTATATCACCGAAAACGGCCTGGGCCACAAGGACCCCGAGCCCGACGCAAACGGCATCGTCGCCGATCCCGAGCGCATCGACTTTGTCGACCAGCACATGGAGAAGGTGCTCCAGGCGCGTACCGAGGGCGTCGACGTCCAGGGCTACTTTATCTGGAGCCTGCAGGACCAGTTCTCGTGGGCCAATGGCTATAACAAGCGCTACGGCCTGTTCTACATCGACTTCGACACGCAAAAACGCTACATCAAGCAGTCGGCACTCTGGTACAAGGAGCTCGCCGACACTATGGCGGACGCGCAGTAG
- a CDS encoding PTS lactose transporter subunit IIBC, which produces MESIVKFLEKGQPYFDKVSKNIYLQAIKDGFLAAMPIILSSSVFLLISTLPGVVATVGGFTLPDWWNVDVVNFCNKVYNFTMGVVGIMVAGTTASALTGSKNRRMPAGKAINATSTMVAAMCAMLILAVTQTSAKIDGADVSVFFTDNMGTKGLLSSFVAAFATVNIYAFCIKRDITIKLPKEVPGAIAQNFRDIFAFSFSILFVAVIDVICRTCLAVPFANVISTLVSPLFAAADSYAGLALIWFMIPLFWFMGIHGPSVVKPALNAALFGNITTNLATLQAGGHPALALTENFGNYIGELGGTGATFIVPIIFLLFMRSKQLKAVGKASVVPVMFAVNEPLLFAAPIILNPYFLIPFLFAPVANVLIGKFFIDFLGMNGFIYAMPWALPGPIGTFIDTNFQPISLVLVVVLLVVDFLIYYPFCKAYDNVLCKQEAETLAEEEAEETKAVKTAAAPAVEAPVVETASATEASAAPSALKGKDLRVLVLCAGAGTSALLANALKEGADELGIDITANAGAYGSHYAIMDQYNVIVLAPQVRTYYNEMKADTDRLGITLLSPKGKQYIDLTKDPKGAVAWIEENLKA; this is translated from the coding sequence ATGGAATCGATCGTTAAGTTCTTGGAGAAAGGTCAGCCGTACTTCGACAAGGTCTCTAAGAACATCTACCTTCAGGCCATTAAAGACGGCTTTTTGGCAGCAATGCCCATCATCCTGTCTTCTTCTGTCTTCCTGCTTATTTCGACCCTGCCGGGCGTTGTCGCCACGGTCGGCGGCTTTACGCTGCCCGACTGGTGGAACGTCGACGTCGTGAACTTCTGCAACAAGGTTTACAACTTCACGATGGGCGTCGTGGGCATCATGGTCGCCGGCACCACCGCAAGCGCGCTGACCGGCTCCAAGAACCGCCGCATGCCTGCCGGCAAGGCCATCAACGCCACGAGCACCATGGTCGCCGCCATGTGCGCTATGCTCATCTTGGCCGTTACCCAGACGAGTGCCAAGATCGACGGCGCCGATGTCTCGGTGTTCTTTACCGACAACATGGGCACCAAGGGCCTGCTGAGCTCCTTTGTCGCCGCATTTGCCACGGTCAACATCTATGCCTTCTGCATTAAGCGAGACATCACCATCAAGCTGCCCAAAGAAGTCCCCGGCGCCATCGCCCAGAACTTCCGCGACATCTTCGCCTTCAGCTTCTCCATCCTGTTTGTCGCCGTCATCGACGTTATCTGCCGCACCTGCTTGGCCGTCCCGTTTGCCAACGTCATCTCCACGCTGGTGAGCCCGCTGTTCGCCGCTGCCGATTCCTACGCCGGCCTCGCCCTCATCTGGTTCATGATCCCGCTGTTCTGGTTCATGGGCATCCACGGCCCCTCGGTCGTTAAGCCTGCCCTCAACGCCGCGCTGTTTGGCAACATCACCACCAACCTCGCCACGCTGCAGGCCGGCGGTCACCCCGCCCTCGCCCTGACCGAGAACTTCGGTAACTACATCGGCGAACTCGGCGGCACCGGCGCCACGTTCATTGTCCCGATCATCTTCCTGCTCTTTATGCGCTCCAAGCAGCTCAAGGCCGTCGGCAAAGCCTCTGTCGTACCCGTGATGTTCGCCGTCAACGAGCCGCTGCTGTTCGCCGCGCCCATCATCCTCAACCCGTACTTCCTGATCCCGTTCCTGTTTGCCCCCGTGGCCAACGTCCTCATTGGTAAGTTCTTCATCGACTTTTTGGGCATGAACGGCTTTATCTATGCCATGCCGTGGGCACTCCCCGGACCGATCGGCACCTTCATCGACACCAACTTCCAGCCGATCTCTCTGGTCCTGGTTGTCGTCCTGCTGGTCGTTGACTTCTTGATCTACTACCCGTTCTGCAAGGCCTACGACAACGTCCTGTGCAAGCAGGAGGCCGAGACCCTGGCCGAAGAAGAGGCCGAGGAGACCAAGGCCGTCAAGACCGCTGCCGCCCCCGCCGTTGAGGCTCCTGTTGTCGAGACCGCTTCTGCCACCGAGGCCTCCGCAGCTCCGTCCGCCCTTAAGGGCAAGGATCTGAGGGTTCTGGTTCTGTGCGCTGGCGCCGGCACCTCTGCACTGCTCGCCAACGCGCTTAAGGAAGGCGCCGACGAGCTGGGCATCGACATTACCGCCAACGCCGGTGCCTACGGCAGCCACTACGCCATCATGGACCAGTACAACGTCATCGTCCTGGCTCCGCAGGTTCGCACCTATTACAACGAGATGAAGGCCGACACCGACCGCCTGGGCATCACGCTGCTGTCGCCCAAGGGCAAACAGTACATCGACCTCACTAAGGATCCCAAGGGTGCCGTCGCCTGGATCGAGGAAAACCTCAAGGCATAA